The window GTGGGCGGAAATTTATATGCCTCCATATTGGTTTTAAAGGACGTGATCAGAACCCATAAAAGAGGGAACAGCAGGAACAAAAGGATGAGGCCTAAAACCACATACTTCAGAATGTTGTTTAAGGTACGGTTTCGTTTCATATTCTGCCTCCTCCTTACATGTCATCTGTCCGAAAAATGCGGTTATAAATAAATACCACCACAATCATCAGAAGCATCCATACCGTAGTGACCGCCGCTCCGGAGCCAAAATTGTTGGAAACAAAGGCTTCCCGGTAGCTTAATATGGCCATGGTGGTGGTGGAGTTATTTGGTCCGCCCCCTGTCATGGTCCAGAATAAGGGGAACTGTTTGAAGTTCTCAATAATGGACATGGAAACCGTGACCTTGATCACGCTCTTCATATAGGGCAGCACAATGTTAAAAAATCTTTGAACCCCGTTTGCCCCGTCAATTTTAGCTGCCTCCAGAATTTCCTCAGGCACATTGGCAAGGCCGGCCAAAAGAAGGAGGGCTGCAAGGGGAATCTGTTTCCACAAGGCTGCCAATGATACGCCCAGCATAGCCGTGGAGGGATTATTTAAAACCGCCAGATTAGTCACCCTTCCTCCGGTCAGGACTCCTGCGAAATATTTTACCAGGCCATACTGGGGCTGGAACAGCCACAGCCAGACAAGTCCGGATATAAGGGTAGGCACCACCCAGGGCACCATCATAATGCTGCGGATAAAACGTGAAAACCTTATATTGGTGTTTAAAATCAGGGCCAGGGCCATTCCCAGAACAAACTGGGCGGTGACCACTCCAAACACAAACATCAGGGTATTTGTCATGGAAGGAACCAGCTTTCCGTTGGAAAAAAGCTTTATGTAGTTGGCAAAATCATTCCACACTCCCGGTTTTCCCGAAATAA of the Lacrimispora indolis DSM 755 genome contains:
- a CDS encoding carbohydrate ABC transporter permease yields the protein MKEKAIKRSYVKTQTGDRIFAFALLLPAIITTAAFILIPVADSIYRSFFDYKVKNIISGKPGVWNDFANYIKLFSNGKLVPSMTNTLMFVFGVVTAQFVLGMALALILNTNIRFSRFIRSIMMVPWVVPTLISGLVWLWLFQPQYGLVKYFAGVLTGGRVTNLAVLNNPSTAMLGVSLAALWKQIPLAALLLLAGLANVPEEILEAAKIDGANGVQRFFNIVLPYMKSVIKVTVSMSIIENFKQFPLFWTMTGGGPNNSTTTMAILSYREAFVSNNFGSGAAVTTVWMLLMIVVVFIYNRIFRTDDM